One Brevibacillus choshinensis genomic window carries:
- a CDS encoding ABC transporter ATP-binding protein: MDQALMQVRNVKKYFPVEKGLFGKKTGTVHAVDDISFDIHEKETLAIVGESGCGKSTLGRTLIRLLDATEGSALFQGKDVFKLSQHELRQLRKEMQIIFQDPFASLNPRMKVSDIIAEPLVTHETIGRKEREDRVAELMEQVGLRKAYSSRYPHMFSGGQRQRIGIARALALHPKFIVCDEPVSALDVSIQSQIINLLQKLQEQNHLTYLFISHDLSVVRYFSDRIGVMFLGKMMELGPTEEVYRHPLHPYTKFLIAAAPVPDPHARHQEKLILEGDIPSPLRPPSGCRFHTRCPYVKDICRSQEPQIQQIDDRSVACHFPLE, translated from the coding sequence ATGGACCAGGCACTGATGCAAGTAAGAAACGTGAAGAAGTACTTCCCGGTGGAAAAAGGCCTCTTTGGCAAAAAAACGGGAACGGTGCATGCGGTAGATGACATCAGTTTTGATATTCATGAAAAAGAAACATTGGCAATCGTAGGAGAATCGGGGTGCGGAAAAAGCACTTTGGGAAGGACATTGATTCGCCTCTTGGATGCGACGGAAGGGTCTGCTCTCTTTCAAGGCAAGGATGTTTTCAAGCTTTCCCAGCATGAGCTGCGCCAGCTGAGAAAAGAGATGCAAATCATTTTTCAGGATCCTTTTGCTTCCCTGAATCCGAGAATGAAAGTGTCGGACATCATCGCCGAACCGCTGGTTACGCATGAGACGATCGGGCGAAAAGAGAGAGAAGACCGCGTCGCAGAGCTGATGGAGCAGGTCGGCCTACGAAAAGCATATAGCTCCCGGTACCCCCATATGTTTAGCGGGGGACAGCGCCAACGGATCGGCATTGCACGTGCACTTGCCCTCCATCCCAAATTCATCGTATGTGATGAGCCTGTATCGGCTTTGGATGTCTCCATTCAATCGCAGATCATAAATTTGCTGCAAAAATTGCAGGAGCAAAACCATCTGACCTACCTGTTCATCTCTCATGATCTAAGTGTGGTCCGCTATTTTTCTGACCGCATCGGCGTGATGTTCCTCGGAAAAATGATGGAGCTGGGACCCACGGAGGAAGTGTACCGTCACCCCTTGCACCCTTATACCAAGTTTTTAATCGCAGCAGCACCCGTTCCAGACCCGCATGCCCGCCACCAGGAAAAGCTCATTTTGGAGGGGGATATCCCCAGCCCGTTGCGCCCACCATCCGGATGCCGTTTTCATACGAGATGTCCGTATGTCAAGGACATTTGCAGGAGCCAGGAGCCGCAAATCCAGCAAATCGACGATCGCTCTGTGGCTTGCCATTTTCCATTGGAATAA
- a CDS encoding acyltransferase family protein — translation MPEPVKGTSRYMAGIDGLRAFAVLAVILYHLNYNWAPGGLLGVGIFFVLSGYLITDLLIAQWNKHERLDMKDFWLRRARRLLPALLILLVVVVAWVTFFKPDHLPSMKGDVPAAILYVSNWWLIFQDVSYFEKFGPASPFGHLWSLAVEEQFYLVWPLLLALGLRLIKRRGPLFFITLAAAAISACAMAWMYEPGLDPSRVYYGTDTRVFALLIGAALAMVWQSRKLSANISRSGRNALDTAGVVGLAILLAAIWKTNQYDDFLYRGGLVLLSVVSAMVVATLAHPASRFARLMGCKPLKWLGVRSYGIYLWHYPVIVLTSPAGEQGDAFSIPLAVLQVVICIVIAALSWKYVEEPIRHGALGRIWASLKPQRDGKKRRYTRLVASACALVLCVTYFGIASLTSDATASQMSVEENKAEPVKPAPQPSMQPSKPMGPVLPAKTSTEQAKPNESSKKTDAAGQTKPDKKPAPPKEKAPVTAPETPALPVKESPAAPDKAAENQTGQTDESAEKQEGQVQSGKGITALGDSVMLDVAPYLEKLLPGIVIDAKIGRQMSQAPDVVANLKAKGQLGNIVIIELGTNGSFSQKQLLKLLQSLDGADHIILVNTRVPKPWESVVNNTLADVAASNPHIVLLDWYAASAGKDSFFYKDGVHLNPEGSQFYADFLAKAIAKVSEDPKK, via the coding sequence ATGCCTGAACCAGTAAAAGGCACCAGCCGCTATATGGCTGGAATCGACGGTCTCAGAGCCTTTGCTGTGCTTGCTGTCATTTTGTATCACCTGAATTACAACTGGGCACCCGGCGGCCTATTGGGAGTGGGAATCTTTTTCGTGCTCTCGGGTTACCTGATTACCGATTTGCTGATCGCCCAGTGGAATAAACATGAACGGCTCGATATGAAAGATTTTTGGCTGCGCCGTGCGAGACGACTGTTGCCTGCTCTTTTGATCCTTCTTGTGGTCGTTGTGGCTTGGGTGACTTTTTTCAAGCCTGACCATCTCCCCAGCATGAAAGGCGACGTACCGGCCGCCATCCTGTACGTCAGCAACTGGTGGCTCATCTTTCAGGATGTCTCCTATTTCGAAAAATTTGGTCCCGCATCGCCATTCGGCCACTTATGGTCACTGGCTGTCGAAGAGCAATTTTATTTGGTATGGCCACTGCTGCTTGCACTCGGATTGCGCTTGATCAAACGACGCGGTCCTTTATTCTTCATCACACTCGCAGCTGCTGCCATCTCCGCTTGCGCGATGGCGTGGATGTACGAACCCGGTCTTGACCCCAGCCGTGTTTACTACGGGACAGATACGCGGGTATTCGCACTCTTGATTGGTGCCGCCTTGGCAATGGTGTGGCAGAGTCGCAAGCTGTCTGCAAATATTTCTCGCTCTGGACGAAATGCGCTTGATACGGCCGGTGTAGTTGGTCTTGCCATACTGCTTGCAGCGATTTGGAAAACCAATCAATACGACGACTTTCTTTATCGCGGAGGTCTCGTACTGCTGTCTGTAGTGAGTGCCATGGTTGTAGCGACCCTGGCGCACCCTGCGAGCCGTTTCGCCCGCCTGATGGGCTGCAAGCCGTTGAAATGGCTCGGTGTGCGATCGTACGGAATCTATCTTTGGCACTATCCGGTGATCGTACTGACGAGTCCGGCAGGGGAACAGGGGGATGCCTTCTCCATTCCACTTGCCGTTCTTCAAGTGGTCATCTGCATCGTGATTGCCGCGCTCTCCTGGAAGTACGTGGAGGAGCCGATTCGTCACGGGGCACTGGGACGGATCTGGGCGAGTCTGAAGCCACAGCGCGACGGAAAGAAACGGCGTTATACCCGTCTGGTCGCTTCTGCGTGTGCGCTTGTTCTGTGTGTGACGTATTTTGGAATCGCGTCGTTGACTTCTGATGCGACAGCCAGCCAGATGTCCGTGGAAGAGAACAAAGCGGAGCCTGTGAAGCCAGCTCCGCAGCCGAGCATGCAGCCATCAAAGCCGATGGGTCCGGTGCTCCCGGCAAAAACATCGACTGAACAAGCAAAGCCAAATGAATCATCGAAAAAAACGGATGCTGCTGGGCAAACAAAGCCGGATAAAAAACCAGCTCCCCCCAAAGAAAAGGCCCCAGTGACTGCACCGGAAACACCAGCGCTGCCTGTGAAAGAAAGTCCGGCCGCTCCTGATAAGGCTGCGGAGAATCAGACAGGTCAAACGGATGAATCAGCTGAGAAGCAGGAGGGGCAGGTGCAATCCGGAAAAGGAATCACGGCACTGGGAGATTCCGTCATGCTGGATGTCGCTCCTTATCTGGAGAAGCTCTTGCCTGGAATTGTCATCGATGCCAAAATCGGAAGACAAATGTCGCAAGCTCCCGATGTCGTGGCGAACCTGAAGGCAAAAGGGCAGCTTGGGAACATCGTCATTATTGAGCTGGGCACGAACGGTTCCTTCAGTCAAAAGCAATTGCTGAAGCTGCTGCAATCATTGGACGGGGCCGACCACATCATTCTGGTGAATACGAGAGTTCCGAAGCCTTGGGAAAGTGTGGTCAATAACACGCTGGCAGACGTGGCTGCCTCCAATCCGCACATCGTTTTGCTCGACTGGTATGCGGCAAGTGCCGGCAAAGATTCGTTCTTTTATAAAGACGGAGTACACCTCAATCCGGAAGGCTCACAGTTTTACGCCGATTTCCTGGCGAAGGCCATAGCAAAGGTATCGGAGGATCCGAAAAAGTAA
- a CDS encoding SDR family oxidoreductase, whose product MHVTQLFDLKGKLALVTGGGRGLGEQMAKALAEAGADIVVCSRKLDNCQQIAEELGDMGVRSLALECDVTKPEDINRTVTEVIEQFGAIDILINNSGATWGAPVVDMPLEAWNKVMNVNVTGTFLMSQAVGRHMIERGYGKIINIASTAGLRADPPEGLNAIGYSTSKAAVIHFTKDLARKWARHGIYVNAIAPGFFPTKMTKALLEKRGDAIAAKIPLGKIGDETMLKGAAVYLSSPASDFVTGQVLAVDGGSTL is encoded by the coding sequence ATGCATGTCACTCAGTTGTTTGACCTGAAAGGAAAGCTAGCGCTTGTAACTGGTGGGGGCAGAGGCTTGGGTGAGCAGATGGCAAAAGCGTTGGCTGAAGCTGGCGCGGACATCGTCGTCTGCTCACGCAAGCTGGATAATTGTCAGCAGATCGCGGAAGAGCTCGGAGACATGGGAGTGCGAAGTCTGGCTTTGGAATGTGATGTCACCAAACCGGAGGATATCAATCGAACAGTAACGGAAGTGATCGAGCAGTTCGGTGCCATCGATATTCTCATAAACAACAGCGGGGCGACATGGGGGGCGCCGGTTGTCGATATGCCGCTGGAAGCCTGGAACAAGGTCATGAATGTCAATGTGACGGGGACATTCCTCATGAGTCAGGCTGTAGGAAGGCATATGATAGAGAGGGGCTATGGGAAAATCATCAATATCGCATCTACGGCAGGATTGCGCGCCGACCCGCCAGAAGGCCTGAACGCCATCGGGTACAGCACGAGTAAAGCAGCGGTCATCCATTTTACCAAGGATTTGGCTAGAAAATGGGCGCGGCACGGCATCTATGTCAATGCGATCGCTCCGGGATTTTTCCCTACCAAAATGACCAAGGCACTGCTCGAAAAGCGGGGAGATGCGATCGCGGCGAAAATACCGCTCGGGAAAATCGGGGATGAGACGATGCTCAAAGGAGCTGCAGTCTATCTCAGCTCTCCTGCAAGTGACTTTGTAACCGGACAGGTCCTGGCTGTAGACGGCGGGAGTACACTTTAA
- a CDS encoding 2-hydroxyacid dehydrogenase, protein MKPKAIIYKKVEPSILAYIQEVCDVVYFEQLDSSNLESFYEELRDAQGLFGSGLKVDAALLEKAPRLKIVSNISVGYDNLDVPALTDRGVMATNTPDVLNETVADTMIGLMLATARRIPELDQLVKSGKWTSHLAPAQFGVDMHHKTLGIIGMGRIGAAIAKRAHFGFGMNILYRNRSRNEEVENAYGATYCSLDELCQQADFICLMVPLTPPTTKLIGDREFGLMKKTAIFVNGSRGATVDEDALVRALQNGEILAAGTDVFAQEPVNPDHPLLSLPNMVTLPHIGSATLETRQAMARFAAENFVLGMQGKLPVALLNREVFVKA, encoded by the coding sequence ATGAAACCAAAAGCGATTATTTATAAGAAAGTAGAACCAAGCATCCTTGCGTACATCCAAGAGGTCTGTGACGTCGTCTATTTCGAGCAGCTGGATTCGAGCAATCTGGAGTCGTTCTATGAGGAGCTTAGAGACGCCCAAGGTCTTTTTGGCTCGGGATTAAAAGTGGATGCAGCTCTTCTCGAAAAAGCTCCCCGTTTGAAAATCGTGAGCAATATCTCAGTCGGCTACGACAACCTGGATGTTCCTGCACTGACCGATAGAGGTGTGATGGCGACGAACACGCCAGACGTCCTCAATGAGACCGTAGCGGATACGATGATCGGTCTGATGCTGGCGACAGCACGGCGCATTCCAGAGCTCGATCAGCTGGTCAAATCCGGGAAATGGACTTCGCATCTTGCTCCTGCCCAGTTTGGGGTGGACATGCATCACAAGACATTAGGGATCATCGGCATGGGACGGATTGGAGCAGCGATTGCCAAGCGTGCGCATTTTGGCTTTGGCATGAACATTCTGTACCGCAATCGCTCTCGGAATGAGGAGGTTGAGAATGCCTATGGTGCAACCTACTGCTCACTAGACGAGCTCTGCCAGCAAGCTGATTTTATATGCTTGATGGTTCCTTTGACGCCGCCTACGACGAAACTGATTGGGGACAGAGAGTTTGGACTGATGAAAAAGACGGCCATTTTCGTCAATGGCTCGCGTGGAGCTACGGTTGATGAAGACGCTCTGGTTCGAGCTCTGCAAAACGGGGAGATCTTGGCGGCTGGAACCGACGTTTTCGCCCAGGAGCCGGTAAATCCGGACCACCCGCTCTTGTCGCTGCCAAACATGGTAACTCTCCCGCACATTGGTTCTGCCACATTGGAAACCAGACAGGCGATGGCGCGGTTTGCAGCGGAAAACTTCGTCCTGGGAATGCAGGGCAAGCTGCCTGTCGCTCTGTTGAACCGGGAAGTATTCGTGAAGGCTTAG
- a CDS encoding MFS transporter has protein sequence MNDRVTIPIWAIGSFLVLMNTTMFNVSLPSIITALQIDAGLGSWIVSGYSIVFALSTIIFSRLSDSLPIRKLLTVGLSILGASSIIGYMADSFAVILLARLLQACGAGAVPGLGMILASRYVPVERRGKAITILASGSILAFGLGPVIGGAITQMMGYHGLFLIICLVFVLIPILWRLLPREATRELHFDFIGALLTVVATASLLLALTQLSFLYLFIGIAASVLNVRHLRQKEKPFIYPALLMHTGYRKLVMIAFFAFILNMSNLFLMPLVLSQVFHQSAAAIGLTIFPGAMLSSILIPFIGRMIDRYGNFRFLLGAHLVFMASILAMTVLLPLSPYVILFAYMLFAPSLSTVTSTISNEVSQILPKDMIGAGMGLLQLVQFLGGSFAVALCGLLLAWEKELPLQISYQAIYFLLFLVLVGAFVTVLRYRKTRNVQTLHA, from the coding sequence ATGAACGATCGAGTTACCATTCCGATCTGGGCGATCGGTTCGTTTCTGGTTCTCATGAACACGACGATGTTTAATGTATCGTTGCCGAGTATTATCACCGCATTGCAGATTGATGCAGGTCTTGGTTCCTGGATTGTTTCCGGTTATTCGATCGTCTTTGCGCTTTCGACGATCATCTTTAGCCGTCTGTCCGACAGCCTCCCGATCCGCAAGCTGCTTACCGTAGGCCTTAGCATTTTGGGTGCCTCTTCCATCATCGGGTATATGGCCGACAGCTTTGCCGTCATCCTGCTTGCTCGTTTGCTGCAGGCATGCGGTGCTGGAGCCGTTCCCGGTCTCGGGATGATTCTCGCCAGTCGTTACGTTCCAGTAGAGCGGCGCGGCAAAGCAATCACCATTCTCGCTTCCGGAAGCATCCTTGCCTTTGGGCTGGGACCCGTCATCGGCGGAGCAATCACACAGATGATGGGCTATCATGGACTGTTTCTGATTATTTGCTTGGTCTTTGTGCTCATTCCCATTTTGTGGCGTCTTTTGCCGCGTGAGGCTACAAGAGAGCTGCACTTTGATTTCATCGGAGCGCTTTTGACGGTTGTCGCCACAGCCAGCCTGCTCCTGGCGCTTACTCAGCTCTCGTTCCTCTATCTCTTCATCGGCATCGCAGCGAGCGTCCTCAATGTCCGGCACTTGCGGCAAAAGGAGAAGCCATTCATTTACCCGGCTCTGCTCATGCACACTGGCTATCGCAAGCTGGTCATGATCGCGTTTTTTGCCTTCATCCTGAACATGTCCAACCTGTTTCTCATGCCATTGGTTCTATCACAGGTCTTCCATCAAAGCGCCGCGGCAATCGGCTTGACCATCTTTCCGGGCGCGATGCTGTCAAGTATCCTCATCCCCTTCATCGGCCGAATGATTGACCGGTACGGAAACTTCCGATTCTTACTGGGCGCGCATCTGGTGTTCATGGCATCCATTCTGGCAATGACGGTGCTTCTCCCGCTGTCTCCTTACGTCATTTTGTTTGCATACATGCTGTTTGCACCTTCACTCTCGACAGTCACTTCGACGATATCCAATGAAGTCTCGCAAATCCTGCCCAAAGACATGATCGGGGCGGGCATGGGTCTGTTGCAGCTGGTGCAATTTTTAGGAGGTTCTTTCGCAGTCGCCCTTTGCGGTCTGCTGCTTGCTTGGGAAAAAGAGCTGCCCTTGCAAATCTCTTATCAGGCCATATACTTCTTGCTTTTCCTGGTGCTCGTCGGAGCTTTCGTAACGGTTCTCCGCTATCGAAAAACGCGCAACGTACAAACTCTTCACGCATAA